The following are encoded together in the Primulina tabacum isolate GXHZ01 chromosome 18, ASM2559414v2, whole genome shotgun sequence genome:
- the LOC142532251 gene encoding uncharacterized protein LOC142532251, with product MPSYAKFLKDILANKRKLEDHITVNLTENCSALVQNKIPPKLKDPGSFSIPCTIGDVVFHKALCDLGASINLMPFSVFRKLGLGKPKPTRMFLQLADRSVKYPRGVIEDVLVKVDKFIFPADFVVLDMEEDTEMPLILGRPFLATGKALIDVQEGKLRLRVGEEEITFDVFNALKHTLHFDSCFRIDAFDSLVSHYVQDAFRDPLEATITN from the coding sequence ATgcctagttatgctaaattCTTGAAGGACATATTGGCtaataagaggaagttggaggatcacataACAGTGAACTTAACTGAAAATTGCTCCGCTTTGGTGCAAAACAAAATCCCACCGAAGCTAAAAGACCCAGGGAGTTTCTCTATTCCTTGCACgattggtgatgttgtttttcataaagcattatgtgatcttggtgcaagtATTAATCTGATGCCATTTTCTGTGTTTAGGAAACTTGGGTTGGGAAAGCCTAAGCCGACGAGGATGTTCTTGCAACTggctgacagatctgtcaagtacCCCCGCGGAGTGATTGAGGATGTGCTAGTGAAAGTGGACAAATTCATTTTTCCTGCCGATTTCGTGGTGCTCGACATGGAGGAGGATACAGAGATGCCCCTCATTTTGGGGAGACCATTCCTTGCGACTGGCAAGGCACTGATTGATGTacaagaagggaagttgagattgcgAGTGGGCGAGGAGGAGATTACTTTTGATGTCTTTAATgcacttaagcacacactgcattTTGATAGctgttttagaattgatgcttTTGACTCTCTTGTTTCTCACTATGTGCAGGATGCATTTAGGGACCCTTTGGAGGCCACTATCACTAACTGA